A window of the Gemmatirosa kalamazoonensis genome harbors these coding sequences:
- a CDS encoding DUF445 domain-containing protein translates to MTDGTGVILRPEHDPTVPPPIADEAEKQRQLVVMQRRATGMLGVAAVLFVVARWLEPRYPWLGYVRAAAEASMVGGVADWFAVTALFRHPLGLKIPHTAIVPARKDRIGRSLGTFVQRNFLAREVVAAKLASARVGARVATWLSDPAHARTMGRQVAASLHGAAQVLRDEDVQDFIERSLVSRAQKVQVAPILGRGVELLTADGRHQELFDDALRLAVRFVGENEGMIRDRIAAEAPWWMPGAVEDRIHEKVVAALERTLVEIAANPNHTVRARFDEAVRRFAEKLRTSPDTIARTEAIKEEVLTHPAVREYAASIWSDVKSKLARYAEEGEGTSTLLAVERGLVSLGNAILGDPELMAKVDGWITDAVLFAVEQYRSEVAQLIETTVAGWDPAATSRRIEIQIGKDLQYIRINGTVVGGLVGLLLYTIQRLL, encoded by the coding sequence GTGACGGACGGCACCGGCGTCATCCTGCGGCCGGAGCACGATCCCACCGTGCCGCCGCCGATCGCGGACGAGGCCGAGAAGCAGCGGCAGCTCGTCGTGATGCAGCGGCGCGCGACCGGCATGCTGGGCGTCGCGGCGGTGCTGTTCGTCGTGGCACGGTGGCTCGAGCCGCGCTATCCGTGGCTCGGCTACGTGCGCGCCGCGGCCGAAGCGTCGATGGTGGGCGGCGTGGCCGACTGGTTCGCGGTGACGGCGCTGTTCCGGCATCCGTTAGGCCTGAAGATCCCGCACACGGCGATCGTGCCGGCGCGCAAGGACCGCATCGGACGGAGCCTGGGCACGTTCGTGCAGCGCAACTTCCTCGCGCGCGAGGTCGTCGCCGCGAAGCTCGCCTCGGCGCGCGTCGGCGCCCGCGTCGCGACGTGGCTGTCCGACCCGGCGCATGCGCGCACCATGGGGCGCCAGGTCGCGGCGAGCCTGCACGGCGCCGCGCAGGTGCTGCGCGACGAGGACGTGCAGGACTTCATCGAGCGCAGCCTGGTGAGCCGCGCGCAGAAGGTGCAGGTCGCGCCGATCCTCGGACGCGGCGTCGAGCTGCTGACGGCCGACGGCCGCCACCAGGAGCTGTTCGACGACGCGCTCCGCCTCGCCGTTCGCTTCGTGGGCGAGAACGAGGGGATGATCCGCGACCGCATCGCCGCCGAGGCACCGTGGTGGATGCCCGGCGCGGTGGAGGATCGGATCCACGAGAAGGTCGTCGCCGCGCTCGAGCGCACGCTCGTGGAGATCGCCGCGAACCCGAATCACACGGTGCGCGCGCGGTTCGACGAGGCCGTGCGCCGCTTCGCCGAGAAGCTGCGCACGTCGCCCGACACCATCGCGCGCACCGAGGCGATCAAGGAGGAGGTGCTCACGCACCCCGCCGTGCGCGAGTACGCCGCGTCGATCTGGAGCGACGTGAAGTCGAAGCTCGCGCGCTACGCCGAGGAGGGGGAGGGGACGAGCACGCTGCTCGCGGTCGAGCGCGGCCTCGTGTCGTTGGGCAACGCGATCCTCGGCGACCCCGAGCTGATGGCGAAGGTCGACGGCTGGATCACCGACGCGGTGCTGTTCGCGGTGGAGCAGTATCGCTCGGAGGTCGCGCAGCTCATCGAGACCACCGTCGCCGGCTGGGATCCCGCCGCGACGTCGCGCCGCATCGAGATCCAGATCGGCAAGGACCTGCAGTACATCCGCATCAACGGCACCGTCGTCGGCGGGCTGGTCGGGCTGCTGCTGTACACGATCCAGCGGCTGCTCTGA